One segment of Vibrio mimicus DNA contains the following:
- a CDS encoding YkgB family protein yields the protein MPDSKTHKPTTQYGYLIGVLGVSLILIWLGIYKFTPTEAKLIEPLVLNHPLMGWTYQFLSVQAVSNLIGATEIIVGIGLLIGLRSSKVAYYSGIASTVIFISTLSFLITTPNAWKVSDGILVPNFFLLKDILFLAVAIHVIEKNKE from the coding sequence ATGCCAGACTCAAAAACGCACAAACCTACGACTCAATACGGCTATCTTATCGGTGTATTAGGGGTATCACTGATCTTGATTTGGTTGGGTATTTACAAATTTACCCCCACCGAAGCCAAATTGATCGAGCCTCTTGTACTTAACCACCCCTTGATGGGCTGGACTTACCAGTTTCTCTCAGTACAAGCAGTTTCTAACCTAATTGGTGCAACAGAAATTATTGTAGGGATTGGTTTATTGATTGGCCTGCGCTCATCTAAAGTGGCTTATTACTCAGGAATAGCAAGTACGGTGATTTTTATTAGCACATTAAGTTTTTTGATTACCACCCCCAATGCTTGGAAAGTATCTGATGGAATTTTGGTTCCAAATTTCTTTTTACTGAAAGATATCCTCTTTTTAGCGGTGGCGATTCACGTTATCGAGAAAAATAAAGAGTAA
- a CDS encoding catalase, with product MQMSKSFLIISMGLVTVSVQAQTLTRDNGAPVGDNQNSITAGENGSVLLQDVHLIQKLQRFARERIPERVVHARGTGAHGEFVASGDFSELTLSAPFTGKGKVTPVFVRFSTVIHSKGSPETLRDPRGFATKFYTEQGNWDLVGNNLPVFFIRDSIKFPDMVHSLKPSPVTNIQDPNRFFDFFSHEPGSTHMLTWVYTNLGTPASYRTMDGFGVHAYKWINKKGDVNYVKFHWKSQQGIESLRPDEVAKVQGQDFNHLTHDLYQQINAGNHPKWDLYVKVLSPEQLSKLDYNGLDATKVWLDVPEKKVGTMTLNKVPDNFFLETEQSAFAPSNLIPGIEPSEDRLLQGRLFAYADTQLYRVGANLFQLPINRPLAEVNSHNQDGASNNAQTDSDVNYEPSRQLELKENSEFKAVQTKLVGTVQQKAISNPRNFYQAGVLYRSLGEQDKQDLITNLAGDLNKVTDEEIKTTMVSHFYRADKDYGTRLAEATQTDLQKVMNKVRM from the coding sequence ATGCAAATGTCAAAAAGCTTTTTAATTATTTCAATGGGGTTAGTGACCGTATCCGTACAGGCACAAACTCTGACACGAGACAATGGTGCGCCGGTTGGCGATAACCAAAATTCCATCACGGCAGGTGAAAATGGCAGTGTGTTACTGCAAGACGTTCATCTGATCCAAAAACTGCAGCGTTTTGCCAGAGAACGTATTCCTGAGCGCGTGGTACATGCCAGAGGAACAGGCGCGCATGGTGAGTTTGTCGCATCCGGTGATTTTAGTGAGCTGACACTATCAGCACCTTTCACGGGCAAAGGCAAAGTCACGCCGGTATTTGTGCGTTTTTCAACAGTGATTCACTCAAAAGGTTCGCCAGAAACGCTGCGCGATCCTCGAGGTTTTGCGACCAAATTTTATACCGAACAAGGCAACTGGGATTTGGTAGGGAACAACTTGCCTGTGTTTTTCATTCGCGATTCGATCAAGTTTCCGGATATGGTTCATTCACTAAAACCATCACCGGTAACCAATATTCAAGATCCGAACCGATTTTTTGACTTCTTTAGCCATGAACCGGGGTCAACACATATGTTGACGTGGGTGTACACCAACTTAGGTACACCAGCAAGCTATCGGACAATGGATGGCTTTGGGGTTCACGCTTACAAATGGATCAATAAAAAAGGCGATGTGAACTACGTGAAATTCCATTGGAAAAGCCAGCAAGGGATCGAAAGTTTACGCCCTGATGAAGTAGCGAAAGTTCAGGGACAAGATTTTAATCACTTGACCCATGACCTGTACCAGCAAATCAATGCAGGCAACCACCCGAAATGGGATCTCTATGTGAAAGTGTTGAGCCCTGAGCAGTTGAGCAAACTGGATTACAACGGATTGGATGCCACCAAAGTCTGGTTGGATGTGCCAGAGAAGAAAGTCGGTACGATGACCCTGAACAAAGTGCCCGATAACTTCTTCTTGGAAACCGAACAGTCGGCATTTGCACCATCAAACCTGATCCCAGGTATTGAGCCATCGGAAGATCGCCTGTTGCAAGGTCGCTTGTTTGCTTATGCCGATACGCAGCTTTATCGCGTTGGGGCAAACTTGTTCCAACTGCCGATCAACCGCCCGCTAGCGGAAGTGAATAGCCACAATCAAGATGGTGCAAGTAATAACGCGCAAACCGATTCGGATGTTAACTACGAGCCAAGCCGTCAGCTTGAGCTTAAGGAGAATTCTGAATTCAAAGCCGTACAAACCAAACTTGTTGGCACTGTGCAGCAAAAAGCGATCAGCAATCCACGCAACTTTTACCAAGCAGGTGTGCTGTATCGCAGCTTAGGTGAGCAGGATAAACAAGATTTGATCACCAACTTGGCGGGTGACCTTAACAAAGTGACCGATGAAGAGATCAAAACTACCATGGTCAGCCATTTTTATCGTGCAGATAAAGACTACGGGACTCGCTTAGCGGAAGCGACTCAGACCGATTTGCAAAAAGTGATGAACAAAGTACGGATGTAA